The DNA region ATTTTGACCTTGGTTCATGTTTGGATTGCCACCTCTTTGACCACTTGCATTGACCACGAGGCTTGAATTTACGATGAGTAGGATGGTTAATAGTACCACTAATTTTTTCATTTGTATCACTCCTTGTCTAATTGATAGGTTCATTTTACACCTATAAGTACGTAAAACAGACGTAGAAATGTATGAAATGTGTATGATTTGTTGTGACTGACTGTAAAAAGGGTTATTATAGTTGTAGTGATATTGTAGTGATCTGTATCTATAATAAATACGGTGTTGATGAATATTCTGATATAAATATACGCTACGAGGAGGTTCGATTATGAAACATATATTTACCGTTGATGACGACAAAGAAATTCGTCTTCTTATAAAAAAATATCTTGAAAAAGAGGACTATAAGGTGACGGATTTTTCTGATCCTACCCATGTTCTATCTGAAATAGACCGACTGTCTCCTGACTTAATTATCTTAGATATTATGATGCCCGGCATTGATGGTATCGAACTGTGTAAAAAAATTCGAAAGTCTTATGATATTCCAATTATCTTCCTATCTGCAAGAGGTGAAGAAATTGATCGCATCATCGGACTTGAAGTCGGCGGTGATGACTATTTACCAAAACCCTTCAGCCCTAGAGAGTTATTGGCCAGAATTAAAAATATCTTCAGGAGACTGGATAATAACCCTACTGATGGGCATAACAGCCCAGAACTCTATATCATTAAGAACACAACCTTGTCTGTAACCAATCGTTATGTCAAGGTTAATGATACCGACCTTAATCTGACGGTTAAAGAGTTTGATATTCTTTGTCTGTTCATGGAAAACCCTCTTATGGCTTTTAGCCGAAACCATATTCTGGAAAAGGTCTGGGGCTATGAGCATGATGGCGAGAGCCGCCTGGTCGATGATGTTATCAAGCGTCTTCGAAAAAAACTCTCTACCGCTTCCAGTGAAGTGGATATTATTACGGTTTGGGGCTATGGTTATAAAATAGAGTAAATCACATCAATCTGTCTTCGCTTGGTCAAATATCGCCATTTTCCCCGAATTGCCACCACCACCCATGCTACCCAGATCTTCAATAGACAAATGATCTGCTTGAATCAGTTTCTCTTTTGCCGTTTCTTGAGT from Petrocella atlantisensis includes:
- a CDS encoding response regulator transcription factor → MKHIFTVDDDKEIRLLIKKYLEKEDYKVTDFSDPTHVLSEIDRLSPDLIILDIMMPGIDGIELCKKIRKSYDIPIIFLSARGEEIDRIIGLEVGGDDYLPKPFSPRELLARIKNIFRRLDNNPTDGHNSPELYIIKNTTLSVTNRYVKVNDTDLNLTVKEFDILCLFMENPLMAFSRNHILEKVWGYEHDGESRLVDDVIKRLRKKLSTASSEVDIITVWGYGYKIE